The window GCTTATGAACAGAACGCGGCTCAATGCCTTCCTCTGAGGCAAGTCCGAGGCGGCCGGACGGCATCCCTCAGAAGCGGCGAGCTATTTATATGCCCGCGAGCGCTCCCAAACTCGCCGGTGAGCGATGTGGACGGCGACCGTGGCGCCCCATCTGCGCTCACGATTCGCTTCGTGGGCGACTGCGGCGGCGACTCAGTCAAACCAACCGGATGTATCCTCCGAGCGGCTGATGCCGGTGGCGATCTTGTCGCGGACCTCATCATCCGTCATCGGCCCGGCGAACACCTCCTCCCCGTTGATAAAAAGGCCTGCTCTGATGCCGAAAGCCGCCATCACGTTTTTTTTGTCCGTGTGGAACTCGTTGAAGACCACGTCTTGACCAAACTCCTGCGCAATGTGGCGCCACCTCTTGAGCTGATACAGTCTATATGGACATTGATTGCTAAAGAAGAAGTCGATGATGGCCTTGCCACGCTCGGGCTCACGCTCATAGGAAACGGGCATCAGATGTGGGTTCTCAACGTGCTTAAACTTCTTGACTAGAAGCACGCGGAGTCCCTGTCTGTCCACCACCTGGTAACCTATATGTTTGAAGAACGTATAGGGCATGAACCAGAACTCGTGGTCGAGGCCCCATGCCGCGATCCCCTTTGCCGTCGTGTTCTCCTTGACGTCGCGCTGCGCGGCCTGCACGAGCTTTCGCCCATAGCCCTTGCCCTGCATGCACCCGGGGCCGAGGTCCCATATATGGAGCATTATGCAGTTGATGAAATAAAGGTCCTTCCCGATCGCTGGACATGGAGCCAACTCTATCGGCTGATACTCTATGAAACCTGCCGGCTTGTCGTCCTCGAAGAGCAGCTGAGCGCGCAAGCCCTTTTTGATCATGGCCTTGAGCCACTTCTTCTTGGTCTCGGCGTCTTTCTTCAGCTCCTCGTTATACGTCAGACAGCAGCAGGACTCCACGTCCATATTGCGCTCTGACAGCGGCTCAATTCTGACCTTAGGCACTCACAGCCTCCCGAGCAAACTATGACGTAGGGATTGGCTCCGTCGAGCCTCCCTCTTCCTCCTCGCTCTGACCAATCGGTATCTTTCGCAGGACGTCCAGCTCCTCACGCTGCTCCACGATCTTGCGCCTCAGCTCTTGATTCTCGCTCCCAAGCCTAAACTGCGGGAACATAAGAAGAATGCCCGCCAAGAGGCCGCCAACGAAAACACAGCCCAAAACCAAGAGATACACCGGCAACGGACGTACCTGCCTGGCCCCATCTGGCCCCACATCGTAACCCAAAAGGGGTATCGGCTTCCCCTTATAGTAATTGATCGTAACCGTGTGGCTATTCTGTGCCGCAATCCAAGTCAGCACACCTAGCAGGACAATGAACGCCAGTATCTTGACCAACCTACCCATATAACCGCTCCATGTTAATCGCCTCAACCAGAGAATAAGACGCCCTTAGCCCAACGTCTCCAATAAGAGTAAACGCCGAGCAATGAGGCGTCAAGCTCATCTGGCGCCGCAAAAATCTGATTTGAGGCAGGAGAGTTCATAAGATGAACATGTTTAGCAGATGACGCCGCCCGGGAGGTGAGACCACTTTATGGGGGACAGCCGTCGCGTGTCCCCCATACCCCCTCCGCGAGCGGAGAGCCTCCGCTCCCATAGCTTGGGCCGAGGGTGGCGTGGCCACCCGCATCTTCGTGCTCCTTCGTGGCCCTTCGTGGACAGAACTACCATCAATCATCTCTCACCTCGAAGGGGCATGAGGCGGTGCGATAGACGTTCTTGATTGAGAAGGGGCCGGTGAGGCCGATGTGGAACGTGTATGCGCCGGCTGGGGCCTCGTTCGGGAGGGTGGTGTTCAGGAGGACGAGGTCGTCGATTGAGCCATAAGCCGGGAGCGGGACGTTCGCGAAGTAGGGCACGGGATACGCGAAGAGCGCGAGGCCCGTGGGGCCCTCGCCATCGGGTGGGTCTGGCAGGGGCAGCGGCGGAGGCGCGAGGTCCTTCATGTCCGGTGTGTTGGGTATCGACCCCGGCCCGCTATAGCTCGGCCCCGGCTCCAAGAACGCCGTGCTGCCATCGAACGCCACATAGAATATCGGAAACGGAGGCGCTGCACCGCGAGGCGCAACGTAGAATATCTGCCCGCTCGGGGCCTGAACGGCTACGTAAACGTCAACGCTCGTCGGCGGGCCCAAATAGGATAACGAGGCGCGTCCTTTCAGTGCGTCGGACTCGGCATCGGCTTTCAGATAAAAGCACCCGTCAGCCAGCAGAACGCTTACGCCTCGTTCAGTCG is drawn from bacterium and contains these coding sequences:
- a CDS encoding LapA family protein; protein product: MGRLVKILAFIVLLGVLTWIAAQNSHTVTINYYKGKPIPLLGYDVGPDGARQVRPLPVYLLVLGCVFVGGLLAGILLMFPQFRLGSENQELRRKIVEQREELDVLRKIPIGQSEEEEGGSTEPIPTS
- a CDS encoding two-component regulator propeller domain-containing protein, whose amino-acid sequence is RWWSAYRPDWSAQELSDVAFDSNGVAWFSCDDRFWDQYEDSTPRNYAGIRSLAAGEATAYATGAGYDAIAVDQNDVVWATCGWVTEIASGSVTTLLPSGLGGCGAEAPLFVDSQNRKWCQGMQYEADSYHYQPGLLRIDGDEQVRFYSTSDGLCSGEVNDIDEDQYGNMWVSTERGVSVLLADGCFYLKADAESDALKGRASLSYLGPPTSVDVYVAVQAPSGQIFYVAPRGAAPPFPIFYVAFDGSTAFLEPGPSYSGPGSIPNTPDMKDLAPPPLPLPDPPDGEGPTGLALFAYPVPYFANVPLPAYGSIDDLVLLNTTLPNEAPAGAYTFHIGLTGPFSIKNVYRTASCPFEVRDD